In candidate division WOR-3 bacterium, the genomic stretch GGCGTATCCTGGGGATATCTTTTATCTCCATTCAAGGCTTCTGGAGCGGGCAGCGAAATTGAATAAAGAACATGGTGGTGGTTCGCTTACGGCTTTGCCAATAATTGAGACCCAGGCGGGTGATATCACTTCATATATTCCCACCAATGTGATTTCAATCACAGATGGTCAGATCTATCTGGAACCCGAACTATTTTATCAGGGTATAAGACCAGCAATCAATGTTGGACTCTCTGTCTCACGGGTAGGTTCGAGTGCCCAGATAAAAGCGATGAAAAAAGTTGCGGGTAAGTTGCGCTTGGACCTTGCGCAGTATCGTGAAATGGCGGCATTTGCTGAATTTGCCAGCGACCTTGATGAAGCCACCCGCAAACAATTGACCCGCGGTAAGGTAATGACCGAGATTTTAAAACAGGGACAGTATATGCCCATGCCTGTGGAAAAACAGGTGATGATAATCTATGCTGGTATCACGGGTTTTCTGGATGATATTCCGATTGAGCAGGTAAAGCGTTTTGAAGATGAATTTTTAAGATACATGGATACGACCTATCCCGAGATTGGAAAAAAGATTAAAGAGACAAAAGACCTTGATGAGGATACTGAGAAGAAACTGAGCGCTGCAATCTCAGAGTTCAAGGGGTTATTCATTAAGTAAGGAGCGGAGTTTAAAACACCATGGCTTCGGTCCGGGAGATAAAAAGACATATCAAATCGGTGAGTAATATCAAAAAGATTACCAAAACCATGCAGATGGTCGCAGGAGCAAAGATGCAGAAGACCCTCACCGCACTTTTGGCCTCCCGACCTTATGCCCAGCTTGCCTGGAATCTATTGCTCAACCTTGCTCCAAAGACACAACGCGAACTTCATCCTTTACTTAGAGTCAGGGAGATAAAAAATTCGCTGTTGGTGGTGCTGACCTCAGACCGCGGTTTATGCGGGGCATTTAATATGAATATCATCGGCGAAACCTTGAAGCAGATCAAAGACAAAGAGACGGTTGGAATCATTACGGTCGGCAAAAAGGGGCGGGATTTCTTTATCCGGCGGGGTTATAAAGTTATCGCGGAATTCACGGGTTTGGGGGCACCGGCAACATTCATCAGTATCACACCCATTGCCCAAATAATCATTGAGGAATTTACCAAGGGTAATTATGATGAGGTAAAACTTATTTATAGTGATTATGTTTCCAATGTAGTCCAGCGTCCTACCACGATTCAACTTTTACCCTTCCAGCAGGAACAACCTGAAGTTCCTTTTCTTGCTCAGTTTATCTATGAGCCCTCTCCTGCCGAGGTGATTGAAACCCTGCTTGTCCGGATAATTGAATATAAAATATATGCAGCGGTGCTGGAATCTCAAGCCTCGGAATTCTCTGCCCGGATGATGGCGATGAAGAATGCGACCGAGAATGCGGAAAATCTTATTCAAAGCCTAATTCTTTCTTACAACAAGGCACGCCAGGAAGGAATTACGAAGGAGTTGACCGAACTTTCTACCACCAAGGCAGTGATTGAAAGTTTGAAGAAATAAAAGGAGGTAAGACAAATGAATAAGGGTAGGGTTTTGCAGGTAATGGGACCGGTAATTGATGTAGAATTCACCGAAAAATTACCCGAAATCTATGGGGCTTTAAAACTATCTTTAAAAGATGGTGACCTTATCCTTGAGGTCCAACAGCATCTTGGTTATAATGTAGTAAGGACGATCGCCATGGGTCCCACTGAGGGAGTAGCACGGGGAATGGAGGTCATTGATTTGGGTGAACCGATCACGGTTCCCGTGGGACCAGAAACCCTGGGAAGGTTGTTCAATGTCCTGGGTGAACCGATTGATGAGAAAGGACCGGTGAACGGCAAATTGCGCCGTCCCATCCATTGTAAACCACCTGCTTTCAAAGAACAATCCACTAAAGTGGAGATACTCGAGACCGGTATAAAAGTCATAGATTTGATTGCACCGATTATGAAAGGTGGTAAGGTAGGATTGTTCGGTGGTGCAGGGGTGGGGAAGACGGTGGTGGTGATGGAATTGATCCGGAATATCGCGATTGAACATGGGGGAGTTTCGGTCTTTGCAGGAATCGGCGAGCGGACCCGGGAGGGAAATGACCTGTACCTGGAAATGACCCGTTCTGGGGTGATAAACAAAACCGTACTCGTCTTCGGTCAGATGAATGAACCACCCGGAGTTAGAGCACGGGTGGGATTGACCGCCCTTTCCATGGCTGAATATTTCCGGGATGTGGAACATAAAGATGTGTTGTTATTCATTGACAACATTTATCGTTTTACTATGGCAGGTTCTGAAGTCTCGGCATTGCTGGGCCGAATCCCATCCGCGGTTGGTTATCAGCCCACGCTTGCGACCGAGATGGGAGAGTTGCAGGAGCGGATTACATCCACAAAACACGGTTCGATTACTTCAGTCCAGGCTGTATATGTTCCGGCAGACGACTTAACCGACCCAGCACCAGCTACTACCTTCGGACATTTGGATTCAACCATTGTTTTATCAAGACCGATCGCGGAATTAGGCATCTATCCAGCGGTAGACCCCCTTGATTCCACTTCCACAATCCTTGACCCGCGCTTTGTTGGTGAAGAGCACTATAATGTGGCAAGGGGTGTGCAGAAGGTATTACAGCGGTATAAAGATTTGCAGGATGTGATCGCAATCTTGGGTTTTGAAGAATTATCTGAGGAAGATAAATTGACTGTGACCCGGGCAAGAAAGATTCAAAAGTTTCTCTCGCAGCCCTTCTTTGTTGCCGAAACCTTTACCGGTCGGCCTGGGCAGTATGTTCCTTTAAAAGAGACGATCCGGGCATTTAAGGCAATCCTGGAAGGTGCGTGTGATGATATACCCGAGCAGGCTCTTTATATGTGTGGAGGATTGAATATCTAAATGAAATTCCGTCTGGAAATAGTAACTCCGGAACGACTGGTATATTCTGATGATGTTGATGTTTTGACTGTTCCTACAATCCAGGGTGAGATAAGTATTTTGGCAAAACATGTGCCCCTGGTTTCGATAATCAGCCCGGGCGAGATAAAGATAAGAAGAGATAATGAGATTGAATATATGGCAATAACTGGTGGATTTGTGCAGGTATTGCCTCATAAGGTCATCATTCTCGCTGATGCGGCTGAGCGTGCTGAGGAGATTGATTTGGAACGGGCACTCAGGGCCAGGGAACGCGCCCAGAAGTTAATGGAGGAAAAGAGGGGTGATAAGATCAGCCATGCCGAAGCAATGGCAGCATTCCAGCGGGCATTGGTGCGCATAAAAGTGGGACAGAGGAAACGCAAACAAAAGTGATTATTTTATCCAGTTCAAGCGGTGGTATTCTTTATAGATCAATCCCATTACCCTTTTAGGGTTAGGGAATTCCCGCACCCATTTTAATCCTTCATTTCTCTTTTTATAGCGCAACTCCGAATTTGTAAGCAATTCATATAATACATCCTTCAATGTCTTTTTATTAGCATTGACAAAGGGATGGTTTGGTAAAAGATATTCATATTCCTTGGGGATTTCCGTTATTGTCGGGATCCCCAGGGCAAGAAACTCAAGACCACTCCGGCCATAGGCGGTTCCTGCATAATTACCGATCTGGTCGATACCAATATCACAGGTTGCTTTTAATTCCATACATTTTTTATGGGAGACTCCCTCAATGAGCAAAAATTCAAATTTGATTTCTTTCTTTAATTCTTCAATGACTTCGATTATTTCGGCAGTACCTTTAGCAGCCCGGCGGGTGGGTGAATGCCCCACCCGTAAAATCTTATTCTCCTGATCCCGAGGTTTGATCTTTGCTGCTTCAAAGGGGATGGGGACGAAGATAAGTGTGGCATCGATCTTAAGATGGTCAACCTCGGAAGTGAATTTCAATTGGGCATATTCTTTCAGGTAGGGGTTCATCCCCCATTTTCGTAAATCACTCCCAAAGAAATGTGCAACGATTTTTTTATTTTTCAATTTCTTCAATATTCTATCACCATAGATAAAGGGGACTCCTCCATCAAAATGGTAAATATCAAATGCACCCAAATCGTATTTACGCCAGAATTTATGGAGGCGGTATAACCACAAGATATCCCTGGATTTAAAGAAAAATTTTTCCCAGTTTTTTTCTCCTTTGATTTTGAATTGCAATTCAGTTGGCGGCACATTCACATCTGTTCTCTTGGAAATCCGTCGGATAAGATTTATCGGTTCAGAATTCAGTAATGGATATTTTAAAAGAATCCCATCTGGGAAACCCAATTTGGAGTGGGTCATTGTGACCAGCACTCCTTCGTCGCCGAAAAATTTGTGGGAGCGACTCAGCAGCCCCGCTACATCCTGAAAATTTTCAAAAACCAGATGGAGGATTTTCACATCAATTTTTTGAACTTAAGTTTAAGAAACTGGTGTAATTTTTTTAGTTTCTCCGGCTGGGTTATTTTTGCAATCCCGGCTTTGAGATTTTCCCAACCCTTTGTTTTCTCAGAATATATCCGGAGGGCTATCGATTCCAGTTCTTCATAACCCAATTGGGGCTGGATTAAAATGGGGATACTCCTGGGCTGCATAATTGTATCATTCCTTGGCTCATCATAGGGTTTGGTCCATTCAAAATCCGCGGGCAATAGATTATTTTTGCGGGCATAGGTCTCAAGATAGGTGCCGGGGTAAATTCGAATGCCGATTGAATATTCAATCTTACCGAACAGTTCTTTATTTTTTTCAATAAACTCAAACGTCTTTTCGACATCCGCAAGGGTTTCGCTTATATGACCGAAAGAGAAGAATGCTTTCACCTTTATTCCGATTTCTTTACATAATTCCAGCAGATTTTGTGCCTGTTCCACGGTTATTCCCCGGCGCATCAGGTCCAGAACTTTCTGACTACCGGATTCAATACCTACGCTCACAAGATAACACCCGGCCTTTTTCATCATTTCCAGTAGAGGGCCATCCACACTGCCCACCTGGATTTTACACTCCCAGGGAAAGTTTAAATTGCGGTTCAAAATTTCGGCACAAAGGGATGTGATATGTTCCTGGTCCAGGGATAGTGCGGGATCAACAAATCTAATACCTTCAAAATGGTAATCGCGTAGGAGCATTTCAATCTCATCCACCACATTCTTCGCAGCCCGAACCGTCACCAGATTATTATACAATTTACCAGTCAAACAGCAGATGCAATGGTGCAAGCAACCCCGTGAGGAACTGACCGGTGCACATTTCTTGCCGATGAAATCCATTTTTATTTGATACTTTTTCATATTTAATAGGTGGTAGGCTGGGTGTGGGAGTGAATCGAGATGCAATCTAAAAGCGGGAGGATTATCCACGGGATGACTGTCATCTCGGAAACTTAATCCTCGGATACGAGCATAATCCTGCTCGGTGCTTAATGCCTGCATTAATTCATATATTACCTCTTCACCCTCACCGCGGATTACAAAGTCAATCGCTGGAATATCACGAAGAACAGACTGGGCAGTGAAGGATGCATTTGGTCCGAGATAAATAACGATGATTTCTTTATTGAACGATTTAGCAAACTGGGCGAGACGAAAGGATTCAAATCGGTTTATGGTTGTACCCCAGATTCCCACAAATTTGGGCTGGTATAAAGAAAGCCAGTGTTCAAGACCCTTTTTTTCAATATTGAAGTCAATGATTTTGACCGAAATGCCTTTTTCTTCAAGGAAGGCTCCGATTGACGCCAGTTCTAATGGTGGTTCCTTCTCCTCCAAGGTTTTTTCTTCGGTATTTATAAAAAGAATATCATTCATTAGGGTTCTTCAACATTTGTTTCAGTCCTACCTTCAATGGAGTTTCTTTAAATCCTAGTTCACCTATGGCTTTCTGGCAATTACCACAGAGTACGGTTTTCCCGGTCTTTTTATTCTTAACAGTCCTTCCGGTGGTGGATTCAATCTCGCTTATCAACTGAGGGAGGGGCACCGGGCTACCACAGATGTTATATACAATACTCCCGGGGAGTTCGCGTAATTTAATCAAAGGTTCGATTACATCGTCAATTAATGTCGGACAGATGATGGCATAATCGGTTTCAATGATGCCGGTGTTCGTAAGGGAATCAAAAAGGTTAAAAAGATATCCTTGTTGGAGATTTTTCCCATAAGGAAAGAAAACACGGAGGATTTTCAATTCAAAATTCCGGTTGTAATAGCGGGCAATGGTCTCAGCATGAAACTTCGTGGTAGCATAAAAACTCCGGGGGTTATAAGGGGCGTTTTCATTTAAATTCTCACCCTGACCATAGATTTCGCCGGTGGAGAGAAGAATAAATTTACTTACGCCTACCTTTTTCGCCCATTCCAAAAGAAACATGGTGGTGGCAACATTGGCCATGAAGATTTTAGGGAATGGACCGCTGTATAATTCATAGACATGGAAAACATTTTTTACCTTGCGCGGCAATCCTTTTTCATAATTTAATTCTTGATCAAATTTTACAAAACCGTATTTCAAATTTATCTTGCCTAAAAAAGACATCGGCA encodes the following:
- the atpD gene encoding F0F1 ATP synthase subunit beta; the encoded protein is MNKGRVLQVMGPVIDVEFTEKLPEIYGALKLSLKDGDLILEVQQHLGYNVVRTIAMGPTEGVARGMEVIDLGEPITVPVGPETLGRLFNVLGEPIDEKGPVNGKLRRPIHCKPPAFKEQSTKVEILETGIKVIDLIAPIMKGGKVGLFGGAGVGKTVVVMELIRNIAIEHGGVSVFAGIGERTREGNDLYLEMTRSGVINKTVLVFGQMNEPPGVRARVGLTALSMAEYFRDVEHKDVLLFIDNIYRFTMAGSEVSALLGRIPSAVGYQPTLATEMGELQERITSTKHGSITSVQAVYVPADDLTDPAPATTFGHLDSTIVLSRPIAELGIYPAVDPLDSTSTILDPRFVGEEHYNVARGVQKVLQRYKDLQDVIAILGFEELSEEDKLTVTRARKIQKFLSQPFFVAETFTGRPGQYVPLKETIRAFKAILEGACDDIPEQALYMCGGLNI
- a CDS encoding NAD(P)-dependent oxidoreductase produces the protein MEIDNLITSHTGIGELLANELIRRGETVYTVFPSPKEVPMSFLGKINLKYGFVKFDQELNYEKGLPRKVKNVFHVYELYSGPFPKIFMANVATTMFLLEWAKKVGVSKFILLSTGEIYGQGENLNENAPYNPRSFYATTKFHAETIARYYNRNFELKILRVFFPYGKNLQQGYLFNLFDSLTNTGIIETDYAIICPTLIDDVIEPLIKLRELPGSIVYNICGSPVPLPQLISEIESTTGRTVKNKKTGKTVLCGNCQKAIGELGFKETPLKVGLKQMLKNPNE
- the atpG gene encoding ATP synthase F1 subunit gamma; the encoded protein is MASVREIKRHIKSVSNIKKITKTMQMVAGAKMQKTLTALLASRPYAQLAWNLLLNLAPKTQRELHPLLRVREIKNSLLVVLTSDRGLCGAFNMNIIGETLKQIKDKETVGIITVGKKGRDFFIRRGYKVIAEFTGLGAPATFISITPIAQIIIEEFTKGNYDEVKLIYSDYVSNVVQRPTTIQLLPFQQEQPEVPFLAQFIYEPSPAEVIETLLVRIIEYKIYAAVLESQASEFSARMMAMKNATENAENLIQSLILSYNKARQEGITKELTELSTTKAVIESLKK
- a CDS encoding radical SAM protein; this encodes MNDILFINTEEKTLEEKEPPLELASIGAFLEEKGISVKIIDFNIEKKGLEHWLSLYQPKFVGIWGTTINRFESFRLAQFAKSFNKEIIVIYLGPNASFTAQSVLRDIPAIDFVIRGEGEEVIYELMQALSTEQDYARIRGLSFRDDSHPVDNPPAFRLHLDSLPHPAYHLLNMKKYQIKMDFIGKKCAPVSSSRGCLHHCICCLTGKLYNNLVTVRAAKNVVDEIEMLLRDYHFEGIRFVDPALSLDQEHITSLCAEILNRNLNFPWECKIQVGSVDGPLLEMMKKAGCYLVSVGIESGSQKVLDLMRRGITVEQAQNLLELCKEIGIKVKAFFSFGHISETLADVEKTFEFIEKNKELFGKIEYSIGIRIYPGTYLETYARKNNLLPADFEWTKPYDEPRNDTIMQPRSIPILIQPQLGYEELESIALRIYSEKTKGWENLKAGIAKITQPEKLKKLHQFLKLKFKKLM
- a CDS encoding F0F1 ATP synthase subunit epsilon; protein product: MKFRLEIVTPERLVYSDDVDVLTVPTIQGEISILAKHVPLVSIISPGEIKIRRDNEIEYMAITGGFVQVLPHKVIILADAAERAEEIDLERALRARERAQKLMEEKRGDKISHAEAMAAFQRALVRIKVGQRKRKQK